One window of Microbacterium sp. Root61 genomic DNA carries:
- a CDS encoding FadR/GntR family transcriptional regulator — MDEVTARRAAPRIGMSPRIAESIAADLRQRILRSEHTDVPLPRQDDLIEQYGVSGPSLREALRILEAEGLITVRRGKFGGAYVHKPSWSSAAYALALSMQGQGVRIADLAESLLLLEPKCAALCAERVDRHEALVPALRANLAESEEVLGVGGLYSASARGFHDIMVASVENVSLRLLVRSMVAIWSIQEQTWADTVNATAQYPDEAHQRESWRTHAAILKYIEDGDAEGVTKLSASHLRATQAIVLERFGGEVVDASSLAAVQAFKSL, encoded by the coding sequence GTGGATGAGGTCACTGCGCGGCGCGCGGCTCCTCGTATCGGCATGTCGCCGCGGATCGCCGAGTCTATAGCGGCGGATCTGCGTCAGCGAATTCTCCGGTCCGAGCACACCGACGTGCCGCTGCCGCGTCAGGACGACCTCATCGAGCAGTACGGCGTGAGTGGGCCTTCGCTGCGCGAGGCGCTGCGCATCCTCGAGGCCGAGGGGCTCATCACGGTGCGTCGCGGTAAGTTCGGCGGCGCCTACGTCCACAAGCCGAGCTGGTCTTCCGCCGCATACGCGCTCGCGCTCTCCATGCAAGGCCAGGGCGTACGCATCGCCGACCTCGCCGAGTCCCTGCTTCTGCTCGAGCCGAAGTGCGCCGCGCTGTGTGCCGAGCGCGTCGATCGCCACGAGGCGCTCGTTCCTGCGTTGCGCGCCAACCTCGCGGAGTCGGAAGAAGTGCTGGGGGTCGGGGGACTCTACTCGGCGTCCGCCCGTGGATTTCACGACATCATGGTCGCGTCCGTGGAGAACGTCTCGTTGCGCCTGCTGGTGCGTTCGATGGTCGCCATCTGGTCCATCCAGGAACAGACGTGGGCGGACACCGTCAACGCGACGGCGCAGTACCCGGATGAAGCGCACCAGCGCGAGTCCTGGCGCACCCACGCGGCGATTCTCAAATACATCGAGGACGGTGACGCCGAAGGGGTGACGAAGCTCTCCGCGTCGCACCTGCGGGCGACTCAGGCGATCGTTCTCGAACGCTTCGGCGGAGAGGTCGTCGACGCCTCGTCCCTCGCGGCGGTCCAGGCATTCAAGAGCCTGTGA
- a CDS encoding acyl-CoA dehydrogenase family protein has translation MNTNLSAEAEELGAVVCEQLESVGGVDVLRRGVQDPTARIGIGDLLDPIGVWDLSPAGDQIEFEAAASVCRAAGSFAVPYPVVERLGRIGSAEATVLVATRGHRLAMHLDVPLRWSGVDVLGATYRVSSSTALLATPLAPFGVEVDAEPDGATRPQEAAVLVTLQAWWLLGLLERALADTVRYVGEREQFGKKLARFQGVGFTLAEMALATAALEELGKYTLWSVARGTEPALADALGLLVAAQTAADAVLRGAHQLHGAMGFTDEVDLSWLSRGSQGARRLPEGAHRMARILTETIGVAGLESFGGSAPHPMRHGDVIPDR, from the coding sequence ATGAACACGAATCTGTCGGCAGAAGCGGAAGAGCTCGGCGCGGTCGTATGCGAGCAACTCGAGTCCGTGGGGGGCGTAGACGTGTTGCGCCGGGGTGTTCAAGACCCGACGGCGCGCATCGGCATCGGTGACCTGCTCGATCCGATCGGCGTGTGGGATCTGTCGCCGGCCGGCGACCAAATCGAATTCGAAGCAGCGGCGTCGGTCTGTCGCGCGGCCGGGTCGTTCGCTGTGCCCTATCCCGTGGTCGAGCGCCTCGGGCGGATCGGCAGTGCGGAGGCCACGGTTCTGGTCGCCACCCGCGGCCATCGACTCGCCATGCATCTGGATGTGCCTCTGCGGTGGTCGGGGGTGGATGTGCTCGGTGCGACGTATCGGGTCTCGTCGTCTACGGCGCTGCTCGCCACGCCGCTGGCACCTTTCGGGGTGGAAGTCGATGCGGAGCCGGATGGCGCGACCCGCCCGCAGGAGGCCGCGGTCCTCGTGACCTTGCAGGCGTGGTGGCTTCTCGGGCTGCTCGAGCGCGCGCTCGCCGACACCGTTCGGTACGTCGGGGAACGGGAGCAGTTCGGCAAGAAGCTCGCGCGGTTCCAGGGTGTCGGATTCACTCTGGCTGAGATGGCTTTGGCCACCGCGGCCCTCGAAGAGCTCGGGAAATACACCCTGTGGTCTGTGGCTCGTGGCACCGAACCCGCCCTCGCGGATGCCCTCGGGCTGCTCGTCGCGGCCCAGACCGCCGCCGATGCGGTTCTGCGCGGTGCGCATCAGTTGCACGGGGCGATGGGCTTCACCGATGAGGTGGACCTGTCCTGGCTCTCGCGCGGAAGCCAGGGTGCCCGGCGACTGCCGGAGGGCGCGCATCGGATGGCTCGAATTCTTACGGAGACGATCGGGGTCGCGGGTCTCGAATCCTTCGGCGGCAGCGCCCCGCATCCGATGCGGCACGGTGATGTTATCCCCGATAGGTGA
- a CDS encoding acyl-CoA dehydrogenase family protein, whose product MLDYAESDAVTELRTQLRGLVNDLIPEGFLGAFTHDPADFELTQAFAHELGKRHLLVMAWPREYGGTGADTFAQTALREEMWAAHEPRGAQYMGLNWVGPVIMKHGTPEQKDRHLPPIAAGDVVWCQGFSEPEAGSDLPGLKTKATKVDGGWSISGQKVWTSYAGMAQSCFLLARTGSADSRKDGISVFLLNMDAPGIEVRPIAAMLGPHHLNEVYLTDVFVPDHEVLGEIDRGWDIVTEVLAFERIGIARYARCEKLLAAAPHALGSAWDDLPASLHERWARAQVRTRQARLLAYRLLDRARSSTPDPGDAALYRMAVTTLDQEVADLLMDVVGNAGLGTSDPHDVYAREVEDHWRYSQASTVASGTLEMNKQTIARSLVGR is encoded by the coding sequence GTGCTCGATTACGCCGAATCCGACGCGGTCACAGAGTTGCGTACGCAACTGCGCGGTCTCGTGAACGATCTCATTCCCGAGGGCTTTCTCGGCGCGTTCACGCACGACCCCGCCGATTTCGAACTGACCCAGGCCTTCGCGCACGAGCTCGGCAAGCGACACCTGCTCGTGATGGCCTGGCCGCGCGAGTATGGCGGTACCGGCGCAGACACCTTCGCGCAGACCGCTCTGCGGGAAGAGATGTGGGCGGCCCACGAGCCCCGCGGTGCGCAATATATGGGTCTCAACTGGGTGGGACCGGTGATCATGAAGCACGGCACACCGGAACAGAAGGATCGTCACCTCCCTCCCATCGCCGCCGGCGACGTCGTCTGGTGTCAGGGCTTCAGCGAGCCGGAGGCCGGATCAGACCTCCCCGGACTCAAGACGAAGGCGACAAAGGTCGACGGCGGATGGTCGATCTCAGGCCAAAAGGTCTGGACGTCTTACGCGGGAATGGCGCAGAGCTGCTTCCTCCTTGCTCGCACCGGATCTGCGGACAGCCGGAAGGACGGGATCTCGGTCTTCCTGCTCAACATGGACGCGCCGGGAATCGAAGTGCGACCGATCGCCGCGATGCTCGGACCGCACCATTTGAATGAGGTCTACCTCACCGACGTCTTCGTCCCCGACCACGAGGTGCTGGGCGAGATCGATCGCGGCTGGGACATCGTGACCGAGGTTCTCGCGTTCGAACGCATCGGGATCGCGCGCTACGCCCGCTGCGAGAAACTCCTGGCCGCGGCACCGCACGCGCTGGGAAGTGCGTGGGATGACCTGCCCGCCTCGCTCCACGAGCGGTGGGCACGTGCCCAGGTGCGCACACGCCAGGCGCGCCTCCTGGCGTATCGCCTGCTCGACCGGGCGCGCTCGTCGACGCCGGACCCGGGCGACGCGGCCCTCTACCGGATGGCCGTGACAACTCTCGACCAGGAGGTCGCCGATTTGCTGATGGATGTCGTCGGAAATGCGGGGCTCGGAACGTCCGATCCTCATGATGTGTACGCACGGGAGGTCGAGGATCATTGGCGGTACTCGCAGGCCTCGACCGTCGCGTCAGGCACTCTCGAGATGAACAAGCAGACGATCGCTCGCAGTCTGGTCGGCCGATGA
- a CDS encoding acyl-CoA dehydrogenase family protein, with product MTESDPSAEWALLAPSEETLEFVGSARAQFSSLFPTSVIRTIAEGGPAPMEHWTDLVDQGYLAVGMPEQSGGIGTLADLVTVLEEAGHALLPLPLLASAASAHTLLRAGFDADSLDDAPSALAVSTDPSDVLIALDAAHAATVTVVSATLGGVVIERIAATAQPAAPRDPIDPTRPLVTLERGAVLDRRALSDVTVDDVLAAARVCVAADLLGTATLALEGATEHAKRREQFGRPIGSFQSVKHQIVDGYISIERARSLTLGAAAELVTHPFSATGTELSLLAKAAASDAATGAVALHTQLLGAMGLTYESDNHLAVRRAQQTAGYLGTASDLYARTAALILDRSARG from the coding sequence ATGACGGAATCCGACCCCAGCGCCGAATGGGCCCTCCTCGCACCGTCGGAAGAGACCTTGGAGTTCGTGGGGTCGGCGCGCGCACAGTTCAGCAGCCTGTTTCCGACAAGCGTCATCCGCACGATCGCGGAGGGCGGCCCCGCGCCGATGGAGCACTGGACTGATCTGGTCGACCAGGGCTACCTCGCCGTCGGGATGCCGGAACAGAGCGGCGGAATCGGCACGCTCGCCGATCTCGTGACAGTGCTGGAGGAGGCCGGCCACGCGTTGCTGCCGCTCCCCCTGCTCGCGAGCGCTGCCTCAGCGCACACACTCCTCCGTGCCGGATTCGATGCCGATTCGCTCGATGACGCCCCTTCGGCGCTGGCGGTATCCACGGATCCGTCGGACGTGCTCATCGCCCTGGATGCGGCGCACGCCGCCACCGTCACCGTTGTCTCGGCAACGCTCGGAGGCGTCGTGATCGAACGCATCGCGGCCACCGCGCAGCCCGCCGCACCCCGCGATCCCATCGATCCGACCCGCCCACTCGTCACTCTCGAGCGGGGTGCAGTACTCGATCGCCGTGCCCTCAGCGACGTCACCGTGGACGACGTGCTCGCGGCCGCTCGAGTGTGCGTCGCAGCGGACCTCCTCGGGACAGCAACCCTCGCGCTCGAGGGCGCCACCGAGCACGCGAAGCGGCGCGAGCAGTTCGGACGGCCCATCGGCTCGTTCCAGTCGGTGAAGCACCAGATCGTCGACGGGTACATCTCGATCGAGCGCGCTCGCAGCCTCACCCTCGGTGCTGCAGCAGAACTCGTCACCCACCCGTTCAGCGCCACAGGCACCGAACTCTCGCTCCTCGCGAAAGCCGCCGCATCCGATGCCGCCACGGGAGCCGTGGCCCTGCACACCCAGCTGCTCGGGGCGATGGGGCTCACGTACGAGTCGGACAATCATCTGGCCGTGCGGCGAGCGCAACAGACCGCCGGATACCTCGGAACGGCGTCCGACCTGTACGCGCGCACCGCCGCACTGATCCTCGATAGGAGCGCTCGTGGCTGA
- a CDS encoding acyl-CoA dehydrogenase family protein, whose amino-acid sequence MAEILDEYRTFLDEALPVGYDGSAREFREDEPLRRAFQAASFDNGWLVPEWPRDLGGRDLPLPHALAIRIEGARRQIPRQMNIQATGVVAPAIRQFGTVEQQARYLRPTLRGEAWWALGMSEPESGSDLASLRTTAVRTGENFVVNGQKIWTTQADGSRWCTLYVRTDATLPKHKGITCLLLDMETPGITVRPIPTAGPSVEAFCEVFLDNVVVPASDVLGEVNGGWRIAMASLEHERDMIWINNWLEMQRALDPVLTRSVEPHQLDRLGRLLGDMEGVRLTGLRSVAHRAAGTDSPIGTLLKLFGSEAVQRATSFALETAGSDGAARASAFDDYLESLAATIYGGTSEVQRNIIAERVLGLPKGS is encoded by the coding sequence GTGGCTGAGATCCTCGACGAATACCGCACGTTTCTCGATGAGGCCCTTCCCGTCGGCTATGACGGCAGCGCTCGGGAGTTTCGCGAGGACGAGCCACTGCGTCGCGCTTTCCAAGCGGCGAGCTTCGACAACGGCTGGCTCGTGCCCGAGTGGCCGCGCGATCTCGGCGGTCGAGATCTGCCGCTGCCCCACGCCCTCGCGATCCGCATCGAGGGTGCGCGCCGCCAGATCCCCCGACAGATGAACATCCAGGCGACCGGCGTGGTTGCCCCCGCCATCCGACAGTTCGGAACGGTCGAACAGCAGGCCCGCTACCTGCGCCCCACGCTGCGCGGTGAAGCGTGGTGGGCGTTGGGAATGTCCGAGCCGGAGTCGGGCTCCGACCTGGCGTCCCTGCGCACCACCGCCGTGCGCACCGGAGAGAACTTCGTCGTCAACGGCCAGAAGATCTGGACGACGCAAGCCGACGGATCCCGCTGGTGCACGCTCTACGTCCGCACGGATGCCACGCTCCCCAAGCACAAGGGGATCACATGCCTGCTGCTCGACATGGAGACTCCGGGCATCACCGTCCGCCCCATCCCGACGGCGGGCCCGTCTGTCGAGGCCTTCTGCGAGGTGTTCCTCGACAACGTCGTGGTTCCTGCGAGTGACGTGCTCGGCGAGGTCAACGGCGGCTGGCGGATTGCGATGGCGAGCCTCGAACACGAGCGCGACATGATCTGGATCAACAACTGGCTCGAGATGCAACGCGCTCTCGATCCCGTGCTGACCCGCTCTGTCGAACCGCACCAACTCGATCGCCTGGGACGACTGCTCGGTGACATGGAGGGTGTGCGGCTCACAGGCCTGCGCTCCGTCGCCCACCGCGCCGCAGGGACCGATTCCCCGATCGGGACCCTTCTCAAGCTCTTCGGCTCGGAGGCCGTACAGCGAGCGACCTCTTTCGCGCTCGAAACCGCCGGAAGCGACGGCGCCGCTCGGGCTTCGGCCTTCGACGACTATCTGGAATCCCTCGCGGCGACCATCTACGGCGGCACCTCAGAGGTGCAGCGCAACATCATCGCCGAGCGCGTGCTCGGACTCCCGAAAGGCTCCTGA
- a CDS encoding SDR family NAD(P)-dependent oxidoreductase: MSESFLPLTDRTALVTGAGRGIGRSIAVSLAAAGATVVVMARTADQLDVTVAEIEAAGGRAIAAPCDIRDPADVGRAVAAALEVVPGVDILVNNAGNNVKAPVVPLPVAPGTAIGQPGSRPSDLALSDEEWDSVLDTHVRGSIALIRLLVPGMFDRGRGRVINIGSSSVMRASNLTTPYKVAKGAITHLTQSLAKEWAAYGVTVNAIAPGHFRTDMTKALHDSPEGQAWLKERIPMQRTGDTRELGALAVFLAGDLASFITGQVIYVDGGETL; this comes from the coding sequence ATGTCGGAATCATTCCTCCCCCTCACCGACCGCACCGCTCTTGTCACCGGAGCCGGACGCGGGATCGGCCGTTCGATCGCCGTGTCGCTGGCCGCGGCCGGCGCGACCGTGGTCGTCATGGCCCGCACGGCCGACCAGCTCGACGTCACCGTGGCCGAGATCGAGGCGGCGGGTGGGCGTGCGATCGCCGCCCCCTGCGACATCCGCGATCCCGCCGACGTGGGCCGAGCTGTCGCTGCTGCGCTCGAGGTCGTACCCGGCGTCGACATCCTCGTGAACAACGCGGGCAACAACGTCAAGGCCCCCGTCGTTCCGCTTCCCGTCGCCCCCGGCACGGCGATCGGGCAGCCGGGATCACGGCCGTCCGATCTCGCCCTGAGCGACGAGGAGTGGGACTCCGTGCTCGACACCCACGTGCGCGGGTCGATTGCGCTCATTCGCCTTCTGGTGCCCGGCATGTTCGACCGCGGTCGTGGCCGAGTCATCAACATCGGCTCGAGCTCGGTGATGCGGGCGAGCAACCTGACCACGCCGTACAAGGTGGCCAAGGGTGCCATCACCCACTTGACTCAATCCCTCGCAAAGGAATGGGCGGCCTACGGCGTGACAGTGAACGCGATCGCGCCCGGCCACTTCCGCACCGACATGACCAAAGCGCTGCACGACAGCCCCGAGGGACAGGCCTGGTTGAAGGAGCGCATCCCCATGCAGCGCACCGGAGACACCCGAGAACTCGGTGCGCTCGCCGTCTTCCTGGCCGGCGATTTGGCATCCTTCATCACCGGCCAGGTCATCTACGTCGACGGCGGCGAAACGCTCTAG
- a CDS encoding enoyl-CoA hydratase-related protein: MTTEIDYRLTRDDAVLTLTLSAPATRNALTKATRVALVDDLQIADDDPGIRVVIITGDDPAFTSGVNAKELLGEANYVTAPLDPATRLRGMRTPTIAAINGSCISGGIEIMIACSFALASERAMFADTHAKLGISPGWGLSADLPALVGVGRARQLSLTGLPIDAATALSWGLVNEVLPHELLLPRARELAAAIASISPAAAENMVMLYASGQQSQLGDARRLERETADNWTVDRGASPITFGA; encoded by the coding sequence ATGACGACCGAGATCGACTACCGTCTCACGCGCGACGACGCCGTGCTCACGCTCACCTTGTCGGCACCGGCGACTCGGAACGCTCTCACGAAAGCCACACGGGTGGCGCTCGTCGATGATCTGCAGATCGCCGACGACGATCCCGGCATCCGAGTCGTGATCATCACGGGAGACGATCCCGCGTTCACCAGCGGTGTGAACGCGAAGGAGCTCCTCGGCGAGGCGAACTACGTCACGGCGCCGCTCGACCCCGCGACGCGACTTCGTGGCATGAGGACGCCGACGATCGCCGCCATCAACGGAAGCTGCATCTCCGGTGGCATCGAGATCATGATCGCGTGCTCGTTCGCGCTCGCGTCCGAGCGTGCGATGTTCGCCGACACGCACGCGAAGCTCGGCATATCGCCGGGGTGGGGGCTCAGCGCGGACCTTCCCGCCCTCGTCGGCGTCGGGCGCGCCCGCCAGCTGTCGCTCACCGGCCTTCCCATCGATGCAGCGACCGCGCTGTCGTGGGGGCTCGTGAATGAGGTGCTGCCTCATGAGCTGCTGCTGCCGCGGGCACGCGAACTGGCGGCCGCCATTGCGTCGATCTCACCTGCAGCGGCGGAGAACATGGTCATGCTGTACGCGAGTGGACAGCAATCCCAGCTCGGCGACGCACGGCGGCTCGAACGCGAGACCGCGGACAACTGGACGGTCGACCGCGGGGCATCGCCGATCACTTTCGGGGCCTAG
- a CDS encoding NAD(P)H-dependent flavin oxidoreductase yields the protein MALPDRIASRLAIPVICAPMFLISEPQLVVAACKAGVLGSFPRQNTRTREDFEAWLRQIREELDAWTEATGRVPGPIAVNIPTTLDPADIAADLDVCVRYGVDIIITSVGKPHEVTRLAHDRGLLVYHDVTTIAFAEKAIDAGVDGLNCIGAGGGGHSGTVSHLALIPKIRSIYDGTIALAGAVSTGSVVRAGEILGADLAFMGSRFAATVESHAHAQQKQWMVAGASKDLSFTPKVNGMPANWMLASLAAHGIDLGALPEPVQRGHDHLPEGVHPWRDLWSAGQGIELIDDIPSVAELVDRLAAEYLAACAMPDRSPQARRHLAVRS from the coding sequence ATGGCGCTGCCCGACCGCATAGCTTCACGACTGGCCATCCCGGTGATCTGCGCCCCGATGTTCCTCATCTCGGAGCCCCAATTGGTCGTTGCAGCGTGCAAGGCAGGAGTGCTCGGCTCCTTCCCCCGTCAGAACACCCGCACCCGCGAGGACTTCGAGGCATGGCTGCGCCAGATCCGCGAAGAGCTGGACGCGTGGACGGAAGCGACCGGGAGAGTCCCCGGACCGATCGCCGTCAACATTCCGACCACCCTGGATCCCGCCGACATCGCCGCCGATCTCGACGTCTGCGTGCGGTACGGCGTTGACATCATCATCACCTCGGTGGGCAAACCGCACGAGGTCACCCGTCTGGCGCACGACAGGGGCCTGCTCGTCTACCACGACGTCACGACGATCGCGTTCGCCGAGAAGGCCATCGATGCAGGAGTCGACGGCCTCAATTGCATCGGCGCCGGCGGTGGCGGACACTCGGGGACTGTCAGCCACCTCGCCCTCATCCCGAAGATCCGATCGATCTACGACGGGACCATCGCACTCGCCGGAGCCGTATCGACCGGTTCCGTCGTGCGCGCCGGCGAGATCCTCGGCGCAGACCTGGCGTTCATGGGCAGTCGATTCGCCGCGACGGTCGAGTCGCACGCCCACGCACAGCAGAAGCAGTGGATGGTGGCCGGCGCGTCGAAGGACCTCAGCTTCACCCCAAAGGTCAACGGCATGCCCGCGAACTGGATGCTCGCATCTCTCGCCGCCCACGGGATCGACCTCGGCGCGCTGCCCGAGCCCGTGCAGCGCGGTCATGACCACCTGCCGGAGGGAGTGCATCCCTGGCGTGACCTCTGGTCGGCCGGTCAGGGAATCGAACTCATCGACGACATCCCCAGCGTCGCCGAGCTCGTCGATCGCCTGGCAGCGGAGTACCTCGCCGCGTGTGCGATGCCGGACCGGTCGCCACAGGCTCGTCGCCACCTCGCCGTACGGTCATGA
- a CDS encoding enoyl-CoA hydratase/isomerase family protein, giving the protein MTNDTRFPTSPELLTEVVGTTLVVTLNRPTRANALDATLIRALRELWPQVATDTRLRCVVLTGAGNAFCAGADVAMLAAPRIEIGATAAAELSFVPGPHLNIPVIAAVNGVCAGGGLHFVADADIVVAADVARFIDPHVSVGQVSGLEPIELLMRMRRDLVARMALLGSKEVLDATTAQAAGLVSQVVAPGDLLPMAMSLAAQIAQGSPEAQRVTRQILRDFEADLVREHLDRGWQAVQDHWTHPDAVEGPTAFAEKRAPQWAPPRS; this is encoded by the coding sequence ATGACGAACGACACGCGCTTCCCGACCTCTCCCGAGCTGCTGACGGAGGTGGTCGGAACCACCCTCGTCGTGACCCTGAACCGCCCGACGCGCGCCAACGCGCTCGATGCGACACTGATCCGTGCGCTTCGAGAGCTCTGGCCGCAGGTTGCCACAGACACCCGACTGCGGTGTGTCGTGCTGACCGGCGCCGGCAATGCGTTCTGCGCCGGCGCCGACGTCGCCATGCTGGCCGCCCCGCGGATCGAGATCGGTGCCACGGCCGCCGCCGAGCTGAGCTTCGTACCGGGACCCCACCTGAACATTCCCGTGATCGCCGCCGTCAACGGGGTCTGCGCCGGCGGCGGTCTGCACTTCGTCGCCGACGCCGACATCGTCGTCGCCGCCGACGTGGCCAGGTTCATCGACCCGCACGTCAGTGTGGGCCAGGTGAGCGGCCTCGAACCGATCGAGCTGCTGATGCGGATGAGACGCGATCTCGTCGCGCGAATGGCTCTCCTCGGCTCGAAGGAAGTGCTGGATGCCACCACGGCGCAGGCCGCCGGACTCGTCTCCCAGGTGGTCGCCCCGGGCGACCTGCTGCCGATGGCGATGAGCCTCGCCGCGCAGATCGCCCAGGGCTCCCCCGAGGCCCAGCGGGTGACACGCCAGATCCTGCGCGACTTCGAGGCGGACCTGGTGCGCGAACACCTCGATCGTGGCTGGCAGGCCGTGCAGGACCATTGGACCCACCCGGACGCCGTCGAGGGCCCAACGGCCTTCGCTGAGAAGCGAGCTCCCCAGTGGGCTCCGCCCCGCTCGTAG
- a CDS encoding SDR family NAD(P)-dependent oxidoreductase yields the protein MDRFTGRVAVITGAGNGIGRATAARLIDEGATVVGVDIDEAALGDAADALGERFEPFPADVADAAPEHDYVSYCIARHGSLDIAFLNAGVLGATGPIHDYSLEEFDRVMAINVRGVWLGTSRALGAMRERGAGVITITSSTGGLRGSGGLGPYVASKHAVVGIMKSAAIEGGPFGVRVNTIHPGPTNTQVWSAAEETKRIETGAERSGLPQLYRVADPSEVASVVAFLSSDEAGFCTGGSFPVDGGLLAGPPYSA from the coding sequence GTGGACAGGTTCACGGGCCGGGTCGCGGTGATCACCGGGGCCGGCAACGGCATCGGGCGCGCCACGGCCGCACGACTGATCGACGAGGGCGCGACGGTCGTCGGGGTCGACATCGACGAGGCTGCGCTCGGTGACGCCGCCGACGCCCTCGGGGAACGATTCGAACCGTTCCCCGCCGACGTGGCGGACGCGGCACCGGAGCACGACTATGTGTCGTACTGCATCGCCAGGCACGGCAGTCTCGACATCGCCTTCCTCAACGCCGGCGTACTCGGGGCGACCGGCCCCATCCACGACTATTCGCTCGAGGAGTTCGATCGCGTGATGGCGATCAATGTGCGCGGCGTCTGGCTGGGCACCAGTCGTGCGCTCGGCGCGATGCGGGAGCGCGGCGCAGGCGTGATCACGATCACGTCCTCCACCGGCGGGCTGCGGGGCAGCGGCGGCCTCGGCCCCTACGTCGCCAGCAAGCACGCCGTGGTCGGGATCATGAAGAGCGCCGCGATCGAAGGCGGGCCCTTCGGGGTTCGTGTCAACACGATCCATCCAGGACCGACGAATACTCAGGTATGGTCGGCCGCCGAAGAAACAAAGCGGATCGAGACGGGCGCGGAGCGTTCCGGACTGCCCCAGCTCTACCGTGTCGCCGATCCGTCGGAGGTGGCATCGGTCGTCGCCTTCCTCTCGAGCGATGAAGCGGGATTCTGCACCGGCGGATCGTTCCCGGTGGACGGCGGGCTCCTCGCCGGCCCGCCGTACTCCGCCTGA
- a CDS encoding ABC transporter substrate-binding protein, whose protein sequence is MFRKSRRVLAFVAAGALAITLAACSASPDSSTEPEADSVEKVTIGFVGSLTGPLAASGINSLAGLKAGAEYAESLHEGLTVEIVERDTAGETTAAVAQTRELAQLGATAIFFTTEAFPAVQGVLNQVKIPGSTSGGIAAVLADTGDNRLYKYAFSTSAGNAGPTAVTPLIDHAAEFGDKIGVIDDASAFAVAQADLTVKLIAADYPDLEVVRASFPATSSDVTAQIGQLRDAGVDSVIAWPYGTPAVTLMTAFDKLGWYPPMSGTLGLGTPAIVEVTPAALAKTLAAGPMAKTFLNPAKEGSPEADLHAAFVTGYLKALDKDTFGPLDTVGANSFDWSVLIAQAVTDKGTTDGDTIKSYLTSGQPFVGVNGTYVFGPDKRIGIDADGLQMYSPTGPCSIDGFCTVVGG, encoded by the coding sequence ATGTTCCGCAAGAGCAGAAGGGTGCTCGCGTTTGTCGCCGCGGGCGCACTCGCGATCACCCTCGCCGCCTGCAGCGCTTCGCCTGACTCGAGCACCGAGCCGGAAGCCGACTCGGTCGAGAAAGTCACCATCGGGTTCGTCGGCTCGCTGACCGGGCCGCTTGCGGCATCCGGTATCAACTCGCTCGCGGGGCTCAAGGCCGGCGCCGAGTACGCCGAGTCGCTGCACGAGGGCCTCACGGTCGAAATCGTCGAGCGCGACACCGCTGGCGAGACGACCGCTGCCGTGGCCCAGACCCGTGAGCTGGCCCAGCTCGGTGCCACCGCGATCTTCTTCACCACGGAGGCGTTCCCCGCCGTCCAGGGTGTACTCAACCAGGTGAAGATCCCGGGCTCGACCTCGGGTGGCATCGCCGCGGTTCTCGCCGACACCGGGGATAATCGCCTCTACAAGTACGCATTCTCCACGAGCGCCGGCAACGCAGGCCCGACCGCCGTGACACCGCTGATCGACCACGCGGCGGAATTCGGCGACAAGATCGGTGTGATCGATGACGCTTCGGCATTCGCGGTCGCTCAGGCCGACCTGACCGTCAAGCTCATCGCTGCCGACTACCCCGACCTCGAGGTCGTGCGCGCGAGCTTCCCGGCCACGTCAAGTGACGTCACCGCGCAGATCGGACAGCTGCGCGATGCCGGCGTCGACTCGGTCATCGCCTGGCCGTACGGCACCCCTGCCGTCACGCTCATGACGGCATTCGACAAGCTCGGCTGGTACCCGCCGATGTCTGGAACCCTCGGCCTGGGCACCCCGGCGATCGTGGAGGTCACACCGGCAGCCCTTGCCAAGACCCTCGCTGCGGGACCGATGGCCAAGACCTTCCTCAACCCGGCAAAGGAAGGCTCTCCTGAGGCGGACCTCCACGCGGCATTCGTCACCGGCTACCTGAAGGCTCTGGACAAGGACACCTTCGGGCCGCTCGACACCGTCGGAGCCAACTCCTTCGACTGGTCGGTGCTGATCGCTCAGGCCGTCACCGACAAGGGCACGACCGATGGCGACACGATCAAGTCGTACCTGACGTCGGGCCAGCCGTTCGTCGGCGTGAACGGCACCTACGTCTTCGGCCCGGACAAGCGCATCGGCATCGATGCTGACGGTCTGCAGATGTATTCGCCGACCGGTCCGTGCTCTATCGACGGCTTCTGCACCGTCGTGGGCGGATAG